A single genomic interval of Alphaproteobacteria bacterium harbors:
- a CDS encoding type II toxin-antitoxin system HicB family antitoxin — METAFYVGIIERGESNFGIFFPDFPGCTSVADSVPEVAASGSEALRLHVDLMLRDGEEIPAATNPADIETDPDNDVVTPLLVPLNLPGKAVRLNVSVEESLLAAIDAAAAAEGLSRSAYLAEAARQRLARN, encoded by the coding sequence ATGGAAACCGCTTTCTACGTCGGCATCATCGAACGCGGCGAGAGTAATTTCGGGATATTCTTTCCTGATTTTCCCGGCTGCACATCGGTCGCTGACAGTGTGCCTGAAGTTGCGGCGAGCGGTAGCGAGGCGCTCCGCCTCCATGTCGACCTCATGCTGCGCGACGGCGAGGAGATCCCAGCGGCCACCAACCCTGCCGACATCGAGACCGACCCCGACAACGACGTGGTGACCCCGTTGCTGGTACCGCTCAACCTGCCGGGCAAGGCTGTACGGCTCAACGTCAGCGTCGAGGAAAGCCTGCTTGCGGCCATCGACGCGGCGGCCGCAGCCGAGGGACTGAGCCGTTCGGCCTACCTGGCCGAAGCTGCCCGCCAGCGCCTGGCCAGGAACTGA
- a CDS encoding type II toxin-antitoxin system HicA family toxin translates to MGVWAILSSREIIKKLRQAGWVLDTVNGSHHHFRHPARAGKVTVTHPAKDTPIGTIRSIEKQSGVKLR, encoded by the coding sequence TTGGGAGTCTGGGCCATTCTCAGCAGTCGGGAGATCATCAAGAAACTCCGCCAGGCTGGCTGGGTTCTGGATACCGTCAACGGTAGCCATCACCACTTTCGGCATCCGGCGCGCGCCGGCAAGGTAACCGTGACGCATCCCGCCAAGGACACGCCGATCGGCACGATCCGTTCGATCGAAAAGCAATCCGGCGTCAAACTGAGGTAG